Part of the bacterium genome, TCGACTACGTGTTCAAGGAGAAGGAACCCGGCGATTCCCTCTATTATATCCTAGAGGGCCAGGTCTATCTGACACGGAGCATTCTCGACTCCGAGGAATTTCTCACCATGTTCGACAAGGGAGATACCTTCGGCGAAACCGCCCTGTTGGCCGGCGGCACCCGGACGGCCACTGTCCGCGCAAAGAAAAACTGCCTCCTCCTCTCCATCGGCGACACAGCCCTGCAGGAACTTCCCGCCGATCTCGGCATCAAGCTCATACGGAACATCGCCATCACCACAACAGAAAAACTCGGAATGGCCAACGGCATGATCTACCGCCTGTTCGAGCAACTTCAGAAGCTGCAGCCCGAACAAAAAGACCATACCGCGACCGAAGACGAATTCGTCGAAGGCCTCGGTGATGAGATCGACATCTGAATAAACGCTTCCGGAGTGCTCTCCAGCTCCCTCAGTCCACTTCGCCCCAGTTGTCCCCGACGTTCGCTTTCGCGGCGAGCGGAACCCGCAGGGGGAAGGCCCGGGCCATCTCTTCCTCTACCAGTTGCGTAACCGCCTTCAGCTCCTTCGGCGGAGTTTCAAAGAGAAGCTCATCGTGCACCTGGACGAGCAGGCGCGCCTTGCGCTTTTCCTTCCGCAGGCGCGCTGCGATCGCCACCATCGCCTTCTTGATAATATCCGCCGCACTTCCCTGAATGACGGAATTCACGGCGGTCCGCTCGGCCGCGCTCCGGATGTTGCGGTTTTGGCTCTTCAGGTCCGGGATATACCGGCGGCGATCAAGAATGGTCGAAACGTAGCCCCGCTCGGTGGCCTCGGCGATGACCTCATCCACGAAGGCGGGAACTTTCGCAAAGCGCTGAAAGTAGGTCTCGATGAAGACGCGCGCCTCATCGAAGCCGATGCCCACGGTCTGCGCCAGGCCGAACGCCCTTTGGCCGTAGACGATCCCGAAGTTGACCGCCTTCGCCACCCGGCGCATCTCCCCTGTGACGTCAGCGGGCGAAACCCCGTAGACCGCCGAAGCCGTGGTCGCATGGATGTCCTCGCCCCGCTCGAAGGCGCCGACGAGACCGGGGTCTCCGGTGAAATGGGCGAGCACACGAAGCTCGATCTGGCTGTAATCCACCGAAAGCAGCTTCCAGCCCTCCTCCGGCAGGAACGCCCGCCGAATCCGGCGGCCAAGCTCCGTGCGGACGGGGATGTTCTGCAGGTTGGGGTCGGAGCTGCTCAGGCGGCCGGTCGCGGCCACAGTCTGGTTGAATTTGGCGTGGATGCGCCCGGTTTGCGGATGGACGAGGGCGGGAAGGGTGTCCACATAGGTGCTTTTGAGCTTGGAGAGCTGGCGGAAATTCACAATCTCCTCGGGAAGCGGATGCTGGGGCGCGAGCCGCTCGAGGGTGTCGAGGTCGGTGGAGGGCCCTGTTTTCGTCTTTTTGACGACGGGAAGGTTCAGCTTCTCGAAAAGAATCTTCCGGAGTTGGAGCGTTGAGTTGATGTTGAACTCCTCCCCGGCCAGATCGTGGATTTTCTTCTGCATTTCATCGAGACGCGCCTCGAGGTCCTTGCTCATTTCACCGAGAAAATCTCCGTCGAGCCGGATCCCCGTCATCTCCATCTCGCGCAGGACATCCAGAAGGGGCATCTCCAGCTCGCGGAAGAGCGAGGCGAGGCCCACCTTCTCCAGCTCCGGCGCCATCTTGTCGGCCAGGCGCAGGGTGAAGTCGGCGTCCTGGCACCCGTAGAGCGCGGCGGTCTCGGCGGGCACCTCGGCGAAGGGAATCTGCTTGGCCCCTTTCCCGCACAAATCGGCATACTTGATGGTCTGAAGGCCCAGAAAAGCGTCGGCCAGATGGTCCAGCCCGTGGCTCTGCCGATCGGAATGGAGGAGGTAGGAAGCCACCATGGTGTCGAACACCGGCTCCTGCACCTTGAGTCCGGCCCGGGCCAGAACCTCGATGTCGTACTTGATGTTCTGGCCGATCTTCTCTTTCTTCGGCGATGTAAGCGCGGGGCGGACCGCCTCCAGCACTTTTTCCGACGGAAGCTGCGGACCGGATTCGATCCCCGTATGCCCGACGGGGACATACCAGGCCTGTCCGGGGGAAACGCTGAAGTTGAAGCCCACGATCTCGGCGATCATGGCGTTGAGGGAGGTGGTTTCCAGATCGAGGCTGATGCGATCCGCCGCGCCGAGCGCCTTTTGCAGGGCGGCCAGCTCTTTCTGGGTGCGCACCAGCCGGTAGTCGCGCTCGCGCGCCGCGCCGAGCAGGCCGGAGAGCCCGCCCGCCGCTTCGGCCGCTTCCGCTTCGGTAGTCTTTTTTTCCGCTCCCTCATACCCCGGAAGCTGGGACAGGATATTCTTGATCTCCAGCTCCTCCACAAAGAGCCGGCGGGCGGCCTCCATGTCCGCTGCCTGGAGCCGGTAGTTCTCCAGATTCCCATCCACCGGGATGTCGCGTCTTATCGTGCACAGATCGAGCGAGAGGCGGGCGAGGTCGGCGTTCTCCTCGATATTCTGCCGCTGCTTGGGGCGCTTGATCTTTTCCGCCGAGGCGAGAACGGCTTCGAGCCCCCCGAACTCCTGGATGAGGGAGATGGCGGTCTTCTCCCCGATGCCGGGGACGCCGGGCACGTTGTCGGAGGAATCCCCCATCAGCGCCTGCACCTCGACCACCTTCTCCGGCGGCACCCCCCAGCGCGCCTCCACCTCAGCCGGCCCGAGGGTGATGTCCTTCATCGGGTCCCACATCGAGATCCGCTCGGTCACGAGCTGCATGAAATCCTTGTCGGCCGTGACGAGGATGACCTCGAAATCTTCCGCCGCCGCCTTTTCGGCCAGCGTGCCGATGATGTCGTCCGCCTCGGCCCCCTCGCGCGAGAGCGCCGGGATGCGGAGCACTTCGACCACACGCTGCATATAGGGGATCTGCACCACCATGTCCTCCGGCGGGGCGTCGCGGTTTCCCTTGTAGGCGGGATATATCTCGTGGCGGAAGGTGGGGGCGGGGGTGTCGAAGACGACGGCAATGTACTCGGGGGCCTTCTCTCTAATCACCTTGAGGAGCATGCGGGCGAAGGTGAGAACGGCTCCGGTCGGCATCCCCTTGGAGTTGGAGAGCCGCTGCCGGATCATGGCGTAATAGGCCCGGAACATGTAGCCGGAGCCGTCAATGAGATAGATGCGTTTGGCGGGGTCTTTCACGAAAACTCCCATGCCTGAAGGATTTGACCCGGATGCGCTCACCCTCGCACGGGGGGGAAGCGAAAAGCAACGCCCCCTCCACACCCCCCGATCATCATGTGCAAATCCTTGTTTTTCTAGGGAAATCTTGACATTTTTCCACGTGAAGTTTTAGGATAACGATGGACTTGAAGAAAATGGATTATTCGGGGCACCGCCCCGCTGGAAATAAAGGATCCTGCCCGGAGAGAAAAGCCTGATGTCTCCCGATTCCCCCTCGAGAAACGACCTGATCGCCTATCTCCGGGCCCAAATCAAAGAGCGCCAGGAGCGAAAGGGCGAAATCGACCGAAGCATCCATGTTCTCGAGGAGGCTGCGCACGAGCTTCAACGCCAGCTCGACGCCATCTACCCCGCGCTGGAGGAGACAGCGAGCGAAGCCGAGGACATCCCCTACCGGATTTCCAGGACACCGGAGAAAGCGGATGCCCCCGCGGCACCCAAAATCAGGACACCGGAATTCAAGACACCTGAACCCGAGGAAGAAACACCGCGCGGGGAAGAGGCGCAGGAGCGGGACGCCGCCTTTTCCCTGGATGCCGACGCGGAAAAAGCCCTGCCGGCCGCCGTAGAGGAAAAACCCGAACCGGCCTTTCGCTCTCCCCCGGCAGCGAGCGCCATGGGCACCGATCTGGAAAGCGCGCTCCAGGAGGGGCAGCACCTTCTCCTCGACGGGAGAAGAAAATCTCCCGCGCCGGGTGCGAACGCCGCCTCCGGCAAAGAACCCCGCAACGGAAAACATGTCAAAAACATCGCGCCGCCCGAGGTTGTCAGCGACCTCGACCTCGATGAGGACGTGGCGCTCCTGTTCAAAAACCCCAGGCGCAAATCCGCCTCCCCGCTCCTGACCGCCGATGCGCTCGACTTTCCCGTCGCCGAAAAGCCTGCCTCCGATAAAGAATACGAAGAAAAAACGGTGCCGCCCCCCCCGCCGCCTGCCAAGACGGCGGTGGCATACCTGAAGAACTACATCCGCGCGGGAGGGGCCGTCCGCTGTCTCGACCCCTGGAACCGGACCTGCGCCGCCTTCGTGCTCCGGCAGGGCGATGGTCCCGCTATTTTGGCGACAGATGCATTTCTGACCTATCTTCGCCGCGCCACCGGCCAACTCGCCCAGACCGGCGAAGCCGCCGCGGCCGCTTCGAATGATGTGGAAAAGCAAAAAGATTTTCTCGCCGACCTGATGGGCGCGCTGATGCAGGAGGATTTCGAAGCCCTCAAGCATGTGCCCTCCCTGCAGATTTCGGGCGCCAAGGCGCTTCCGCGGACATTCGAGTTTGAAACCGCCTCGATCACGATCATGCACACCCGCGTGCTCTCCTATCTCCAAAATTCGTTCCAAAAGCCGATCGGAGAGTTCTTCGCGCCAGAGGGCCCGTACTCGGAAATTCAGGAATATCTGGAACGATACAGGGAATTCACCCTCGAGCGCAGTGAAGAGGCGCGCACCGCTTCGCTGCTCTCGCAGGCGGGCCTTCCGTTTTCCCCCGCGGGCGGGCGCACCGCTTCGGCGGGGAGGGGCATTGACCCGAACGCCATGTCGTCCTACTCGGCCTCCTTCGTGAAGGAGGGAGAGAATCTTCAGGACCTCAACACTTTCGACTACACGCCGGAGGATCAAAAAGTCATCCTCTCCCAGAAAGAAGACGCCCTCTCCGCTTCTATGTTCAAAAAGCTGGGACCGGAAAATCCCTTCCTCGGAAAACCCCAGCCGGGCGAGGAAGGCGGAAAGGACCTCTCCCCCGCCGCCCAACAAAAGAATGCAGAAAAAGAGACGCCCAAGAAGAAGAACGGCGAGAAGGCCGAAGACATGGAACAGATGCTCAAGGACCTCGGCATCGACTGGAAAGACTAGCCTTCCGCTGTTCCGAAAGCCTCCTGTGCACCACTCGATTGATTTTCCTCATTGATGGCATATATTCGATAGGAAGGGCTTCTGCCGTTTCTCCGGCGATTTGCCGCCGCACTCTCTTTTGGTTGGAGAGCACCGTGACCTCCCCATCGGATCCGCACGCGCAAAAAATCAAGACCGCCATCCGCGAAACCTACGCCCAGGTGGCCGAGGGGCGGGCCGCATGCTGCGGCGAGGCGGAGATGCCGGCGCAGGAGACCGCCGTGGCGAAAAGCGGCTACGCTCCCGCGCGGCTGGCGGACATGCCCGAGGAAGTGCTGAAGGCCAACGCCAGCTGCGGGAATCCGGTGGATGATGCGGGGATGGGGCCCGGCGAGGTGGTGCTCGATCTGGGCTCCGGCGGGGGGCTCGACTGCTTCCTCTCGGCCGGAGAGGTCGGCCCCGCGGGCCGCGTCATCGGTCTCGACATGACGGACGCCATGCTCGAGAAGGCCGAGGCCAACCGCCGGAAAATGGGCCTTGAGAACGTCGAGTTCCGAAAAGGTGAGATGGAAGCCATGCCCATCGAGGACGAAAGTGTGGACGTCATCATCAGCAACTGCGTCATCAACCTCTCGCCGGACAAGAGTGCCGTATTCCGCGAATCCTTCCGCGTCCTCCGCCCCGGCGGACGGTTCGTGGTGTCCGACATCATCCGGACAGGTCCGGCCCG contains:
- a CDS encoding cyclic nucleotide-binding domain-containing protein — encoded protein: MNANASAPDRMIRFMQSTTLFKGLSDTEVKLIVGKARREKVKEFDYVFKEKEPGDSLYYILEGQVYLTRSILDSEEFLTMFDKGDTFGETALLAGGTRTATVRAKKNCLLLSIGDTALQELPADLGIKLIRNIAITTTEKLGMANGMIYRLFEQLQKLQPEQKDHTATEDEFVEGLGDEIDI
- the polA gene encoding DNA polymerase I — translated: MKDPAKRIYLIDGSGYMFRAYYAMIRQRLSNSKGMPTGAVLTFARMLLKVIREKAPEYIAVVFDTPAPTFRHEIYPAYKGNRDAPPEDMVVQIPYMQRVVEVLRIPALSREGAEADDIIGTLAEKAAAEDFEVILVTADKDFMQLVTERISMWDPMKDITLGPAEVEARWGVPPEKVVEVQALMGDSSDNVPGVPGIGEKTAISLIQEFGGLEAVLASAEKIKRPKQRQNIEENADLARLSLDLCTIRRDIPVDGNLENYRLQAADMEAARRLFVEELEIKNILSQLPGYEGAEKKTTEAEAAEAAGGLSGLLGAARERDYRLVRTQKELAALQKALGAADRISLDLETTSLNAMIAEIVGFNFSVSPGQAWYVPVGHTGIESGPQLPSEKVLEAVRPALTSPKKEKIGQNIKYDIEVLARAGLKVQEPVFDTMVASYLLHSDRQSHGLDHLADAFLGLQTIKYADLCGKGAKQIPFAEVPAETAALYGCQDADFTLRLADKMAPELEKVGLASLFRELEMPLLDVLREMEMTGIRLDGDFLGEMSKDLEARLDEMQKKIHDLAGEEFNINSTLQLRKILFEKLNLPVVKKTKTGPSTDLDTLERLAPQHPLPEEIVNFRQLSKLKSTYVDTLPALVHPQTGRIHAKFNQTVAATGRLSSSDPNLQNIPVRTELGRRIRRAFLPEEGWKLLSVDYSQIELRVLAHFTGDPGLVGAFERGEDIHATTASAVYGVSPADVTGEMRRVAKAVNFGIVYGQRAFGLAQTVGIGFDEARVFIETYFQRFAKVPAFVDEVIAEATERGYVSTILDRRRYIPDLKSQNRNIRSAAERTAVNSVIQGSAADIIKKAMVAIAARLRKEKRKARLLVQVHDELLFETPPKELKAVTQLVEEEMARAFPLRVPLAAKANVGDNWGEVD
- the arsM gene encoding arsenite methyltransferase, which produces MTSPSDPHAQKIKTAIRETYAQVAEGRAACCGEAEMPAQETAVAKSGYAPARLADMPEEVLKANASCGNPVDDAGMGPGEVVLDLGSGGGLDCFLSAGEVGPAGRVIGLDMTDAMLEKAEANRRKMGLENVEFRKGEMEAMPIEDESVDVIISNCVINLSPDKSAVFRESFRVLRPGGRFVVSDIIRTGPARVEHSMENWCACLAGAIPGEAYLGGLREAGFETAEILKSKPYVGPGLESATIRAVKTRR